From the Pseudomonas baltica genome, one window contains:
- the dapC gene encoding succinyldiaminopimelate transaminase, with protein MNNALNQLQPYPFEKLRALLGGVQPAADKRPIALSIGEPKHASPAFVAQALTDNLDKMSVYPTTLGVPALREAIGHWCERRFGVPPGWIDPARHVLPVNGTREALFAFTQTVVQRSDDGLVISPNPFYQIYEGAALLAGAKPHYLPCLDDNGFNPDFDAVSAETWQRCQILFLCSPGNPTGALIPLQTLKKLIALADQYDFVIAADECYSELYFDEQSPPPGLLTACAELGRSDFKRCVVFHSLSKRSNLPGLRSGFVAGDAEILKAFLLYRTYHGCAMPVQTQLASVAAWNDEAHVRANRDLYREKFDAVLDILAPVMDVQRPDGSFYLWPKVEGDDAEFTRALFEEQHVTVVPGSYLSRDVDGLNPGAGRVRLALVAPLAECVEAAQRIRAFIQSR; from the coding sequence ATGAACAACGCCCTCAACCAGCTGCAGCCCTACCCGTTCGAAAAACTGCGAGCCCTGCTCGGTGGCGTGCAACCGGCTGCCGACAAGCGCCCGATCGCTTTGTCGATCGGCGAACCCAAGCACGCGTCGCCAGCCTTTGTGGCCCAGGCGCTGACAGACAACCTGGACAAGATGTCGGTGTACCCGACCACTCTGGGCGTCCCGGCTCTGCGCGAGGCAATCGGCCACTGGTGCGAGCGACGCTTCGGCGTGCCGCCGGGCTGGATCGATCCGGCCCGCCACGTGCTGCCGGTCAACGGGACCCGCGAAGCGTTGTTCGCGTTCACCCAGACCGTGGTACAGCGCAGCGACGACGGTCTGGTGATCAGCCCCAACCCGTTCTATCAGATCTATGAAGGCGCGGCGCTGCTGGCTGGTGCCAAGCCGCACTACCTGCCCTGCCTGGACGACAACGGTTTCAACCCGGACTTCGACGCCGTGTCGGCCGAGACCTGGCAGCGCTGCCAGATCCTGTTCCTGTGCTCGCCCGGCAACCCGACGGGCGCATTGATCCCGCTGCAAACCTTGAAAAAACTGATCGCTCTGGCCGACCAGTACGACTTCGTGATCGCGGCCGACGAGTGCTACAGCGAGCTGTACTTCGACGAGCAATCGCCCCCCCCGGGCCTGCTGACCGCCTGCGCGGAGCTGGGCCGCAGCGATTTCAAGCGTTGCGTGGTGTTTCATAGCCTGTCCAAGCGCTCCAACCTGCCAGGGCTGCGCTCGGGTTTCGTGGCCGGTGATGCCGAGATCCTCAAGGCCTTCCTGCTGTACCGCACCTACCACGGTTGCGCGATGCCGGTGCAAACCCAGCTGGCCAGCGTCGCTGCCTGGAACGACGAAGCCCACGTGCGAGCCAACCGCGACCTGTATCGCGAGAAGTTCGATGCGGTGCTCGACATCCTCGCCCCGGTCATGGATGTGCAACGCCCGGACGGCAGCTTCTACCTGTGGCCGAAAGTCGAGGGGGATGACGCCGAGTTCACCCGCGCGCTGTTCGAAGAGCAGCATGTGACCGTAGTGCCGGGCTCGTATCTGAGCCGCGACGTCGATGGCCTCAACCCCGGCGCCGGTCGCGTGCGCCTGGCGTTGGTCGCACCGCTGGCCGAATGCGTCGAGGCGGCGCAGCGGATCCGCGCGTTCATCCAGAGCCGCTGA
- a CDS encoding Na+/H+ antiporter — translation MQTAYTVLILLMLVSLSKLVARLVPLPLPILQIAAGALLALPTLGLHVALEPELFLFLFLPPLLFSDGWRMPKRELWRLRGSILTLAVGLVLFTVIGAGYFIHWLIPSISLPVAFALAAVLSPTDAVAVSAIAQDRLPTPLMHVLQGEALMNDASGLVTFKFALAAAMTGYFSLADASLTFVLVAVGGLALGVALSWLVGRLRVWMISRGWDDPATHVVFMLVLPFASYVLAERLGASGILSAVAAGMMQSWLDLLPRQTATRLLNRSVWSLLEFSFNGLIFLILGLQLPDIVKAVASHETDVWSSMSSRSLEVMAIFIVLVLLRFVWVQGVWRLTVLLRRWRGSKQITAVPTARSCWLLTVGGVRGAVTLAGTLSVPLLLGDNAFPERDLLLFIAAGVILLSLIIACIVLPLLLRGMDKGSDEKLHAEVRETRRQTAQEAIKALEAEELGDSGGDAAQAALATEMKAQLMAEYRHQLDIINDSEEAQAQALQMHQLERRLRLAALRAQRRKLYDLRRQRQIGDDVVRQLLAELDINEANLGVGK, via the coding sequence ATGCAAACTGCCTATACCGTCCTCATTCTGCTCATGCTCGTGAGCCTCTCCAAGCTGGTCGCGAGACTGGTGCCGCTGCCCTTGCCGATTCTGCAGATTGCCGCCGGGGCGCTGCTGGCGTTGCCGACACTGGGCTTGCATGTGGCGTTGGAGCCGGAGTTGTTTCTGTTTCTGTTCCTGCCGCCGTTGCTGTTTTCCGATGGCTGGCGGATGCCCAAGCGTGAGCTGTGGCGCCTGCGCGGTTCGATCCTGACGCTGGCCGTGGGCCTGGTGCTGTTCACCGTGATCGGCGCCGGTTACTTCATTCATTGGCTGATCCCGTCGATCTCCCTGCCCGTGGCTTTCGCGCTGGCCGCGGTGCTTTCGCCGACCGATGCCGTGGCGGTATCGGCCATTGCCCAGGATCGTTTGCCGACGCCGTTGATGCATGTCCTGCAGGGCGAAGCGTTGATGAACGACGCGTCGGGCCTGGTGACCTTCAAATTCGCCCTGGCGGCGGCCATGACCGGTTACTTTTCCCTCGCCGACGCCAGCCTGACGTTCGTGCTGGTCGCGGTCGGCGGCCTGGCACTGGGGGTCGCGTTGAGCTGGCTGGTGGGGCGCTTGCGGGTGTGGATGATCAGTCGCGGCTGGGACGATCCAGCCACCCACGTGGTGTTCATGCTGGTGCTGCCGTTCGCTTCCTATGTGCTGGCCGAGCGCCTGGGCGCTTCGGGGATTCTCTCGGCGGTGGCGGCCGGGATGATGCAAAGCTGGCTGGACTTGCTGCCGCGGCAGACGGCCACGCGTCTGCTTAATCGCAGTGTCTGGTCGCTGCTGGAGTTCTCGTTCAACGGCCTGATTTTCCTTATCCTCGGCCTGCAGTTGCCGGATATCGTCAAGGCGGTTGCCAGTCACGAAACCGATGTGTGGTCGAGCATGAGTTCGCGTTCCCTGGAGGTAATGGCGATTTTCATCGTGCTGGTGCTGCTGCGGTTCGTGTGGGTGCAAGGTGTGTGGCGCCTGACCGTACTGCTGCGCCGCTGGCGGGGCTCCAAGCAGATCACTGCGGTACCGACGGCGCGCTCCTGCTGGCTGTTGACCGTTGGCGGGGTGCGTGGTGCGGTGACCTTGGCGGGTACCTTGTCGGTGCCGTTGTTGCTGGGTGACAACGCGTTTCCCGAGCGCGACTTGCTGCTGTTCATCGCTGCGGGGGTGATTCTGCTGTCGCTGATCATCGCCTGCATCGTGTTGCCCCTCTTGCTGCGGGGGATGGACAAGGGCTCGGATGAGAAGCTGCATGCCGAGGTTCGCGAAACCCGTCGGCAGACGGCCCAGGAAGCGATCAAGGCGCTGGAGGCCGAGGAGCTGGGCGATAGCGGCGGTGATGCGGCGCAGGCGGCGCTGGCCACGGAGATGAAGGCGCAGTTGATGGCCGAATATCGCCATCAGCTGGACATCATCAACGATTCCGAAGAAGCGCAGGCGCAGGCGCTGCAAATGCACCAGTTGGAGCGGCGCTTGCGTCTGGCAGCGTTGCGAGCCCAGCGGCGCAAGCTGTATGACCTGCGCCGGCAACGGCAGATTGGTGATGATGTGGTGCGTCAGTTGCTGGCCGAGCTGGATATCAACGAGGCCAACCTGGGGGTGGGCAAGTAG
- a CDS encoding ArsC family reductase: MAYTLYGIKACDTMKKARTWLDEKPVEYVFHDYKTQGIDREHLAQWCNEHGWQVVLNRAGTTFRKLEDAQKADLDQAKAIELMLAQPSMIKRPVLDLGHKTLIGFKPDIYAAAVQ; the protein is encoded by the coding sequence ATGGCTTACACTCTCTATGGCATCAAAGCCTGCGACACCATGAAAAAGGCCCGTACCTGGCTTGACGAAAAACCGGTCGAGTATGTCTTCCATGACTACAAGACCCAGGGCATCGACCGCGAGCACCTGGCGCAGTGGTGCAACGAGCACGGCTGGCAGGTGGTGCTCAATCGCGCGGGCACCACGTTTCGCAAGCTCGAGGACGCTCAGAAGGCCGACCTCGACCAGGCCAAGGCCATCGAACTGATGCTCGCCCAGCCCTCGATGATCAAGCGCCCCGTGCTCGATCTGGGCCACAAGACCCTGATTGGCTTCAAACCCGACATTTATGCGGCGGCCGTCCAGTAA
- the dapD gene encoding 2,3,4,5-tetrahydropyridine-2,6-dicarboxylate N-succinyltransferase: MSTTPFSLAFGVGTQNRNGTWLEVFYAQPLLNPAGDLIQAIAPLLDYTGGNQAITFTTAQASQLAEALKTVDASQSALLTRLAESHRPLVATILAEDVALTSTPEAYLKLHLLSHRLVKPHGVSLAGIFPLLPNVAWTSQGAIDLGELAERQLEARLKGELLEVFSVDKFPKMTDYVVPAGVRIADSARVRLGAYIGEGTTIMHEGFVNFNAGTEGPGMIEGRVSAGVFVGKGSDLGGGCSTMGTLSGGGNIIIKVGEGCLIGANAGIGIPLGDRNTVESGLYVTAGTKVALLDENNQLVKVVKARDLAGQTDLLFRRNSETGAVECKTHKSAIELNEALHAHN; the protein is encoded by the coding sequence ATGTCCACCACTCCATTCAGCCTGGCCTTCGGCGTCGGCACTCAAAACCGCAACGGCACCTGGCTGGAAGTGTTCTACGCCCAACCACTGCTGAACCCGGCCGGCGACCTGATCCAGGCCATCGCCCCGCTGCTGGACTACACCGGCGGCAACCAGGCCATCACCTTCACCACCGCACAGGCCTCGCAACTGGCTGAAGCGCTGAAGACCGTCGACGCGAGCCAATCGGCGCTGCTGACGCGTCTGGCTGAAAGCCATCGTCCACTGGTCGCCACTATCCTGGCCGAAGACGTCGCCTTGACGTCTACCCCTGAGGCCTACCTCAAGCTGCACCTGCTGTCCCACCGCCTGGTCAAGCCGCACGGCGTGAGCCTGGCGGGTATCTTCCCGCTGCTGCCGAACGTGGCGTGGACCAGCCAAGGCGCCATCGACCTGGGCGAGCTGGCCGAGCGTCAACTCGAAGCACGCCTGAAAGGCGAGCTGCTGGAAGTGTTCTCGGTGGACAAGTTCCCGAAAATGACCGACTACGTGGTCCCGGCCGGCGTTCGTATCGCCGACAGCGCCCGTGTGCGCCTGGGTGCCTACATCGGCGAAGGCACCACCATCATGCACGAAGGCTTCGTCAACTTTAACGCGGGCACCGAAGGCCCTGGCATGATCGAAGGTCGCGTTTCGGCAGGCGTGTTCGTCGGCAAGGGTTCCGACCTGGGCGGCGGTTGCTCGACCATGGGCACCCTGTCAGGCGGCGGCAACATCATCATCAAGGTCGGCGAAGGCTGCCTGATCGGCGCCAACGCCGGTATCGGTATCCCGCTGGGCGACCGCAACACGGTTGAGTCCGGGCTGTATGTGACCGCCGGCACCAAAGTGGCGCTGCTGGACGAAAACAACCAGTTGGTCAAAGTGGTCAAGGCCCGAGACCTGGCTGGCCAGACCGACCTGCTGTTCCGTCGCAACTCGGAAACCGGCGCTGTGGAATGCAAAACCCACAAGTCGGCCATCGAGCTGAACGAAGCGCTGCACGCTCACAACTAA
- a CDS encoding cysteine desulfurase translates to MFQPSPWRADFPAIAALQRQQQTYLDSAATTQKPQALLDAIAHYYSHGAANVHRAQHLPGAMATQAFEGSREKIAQWLNAPSPSQIIFTHGATSALNLLAYGLENEFRPGDEIAISALEHHANLLPWQQLAQRRGVKLVVLPLTAGGMIDLDSAAALIGPRTRLLAVSQLSNVLGTWQPLDSLLAMARAQDALTVVDGAQGVVHGRHDVQQLDCDFYVFSSHKLYGPDGLGALYGSCRGLGRLQHWQFGGEMVHAADYHVASFHPAPLGFEAGTPPIASVIGLSASLDYLGGLDTKAVLAHEAALHRQLLRGLHDREGVRVLGDPQAALASFTVDGVHNADLAHLLTDQGIAVRAGHHCAMPLLKRLGLQGAIRVSLALYNDSDDLQRFFEALDKALEMLR, encoded by the coding sequence ATGTTCCAGCCCTCTCCCTGGCGCGCCGATTTTCCGGCCATCGCCGCCTTGCAACGCCAGCAGCAGACCTACCTGGACAGCGCTGCCACCACGCAAAAGCCCCAGGCCCTGCTCGACGCGATTGCTCACTATTACAGCCATGGCGCCGCCAACGTGCACCGTGCGCAACACCTGCCTGGCGCCATGGCGACCCAGGCGTTCGAAGGCAGCCGGGAAAAGATCGCCCAATGGCTCAATGCCCCGAGCCCCAGCCAGATCATCTTTACCCACGGCGCCACCTCGGCCCTTAATCTGCTCGCCTATGGCCTGGAGAACGAGTTTCGCCCTGGCGACGAAATCGCCATCAGCGCCCTGGAGCATCACGCCAACCTGTTGCCTTGGCAGCAGCTGGCCCAACGCCGCGGGGTGAAGTTGGTGGTCTTGCCACTGACCGCCGGTGGAATGATCGACCTCGACAGCGCCGCTGCCCTGATCGGCCCTCGCACCCGCTTGCTCGCTGTCAGCCAGTTGTCCAACGTGCTCGGCACCTGGCAACCGCTGGATTCGCTGCTGGCCATGGCCCGCGCGCAGGATGCCTTGACCGTGGTCGATGGCGCCCAGGGCGTGGTCCACGGGCGGCATGACGTGCAGCAGCTCGACTGCGACTTCTATGTATTTTCCAGTCACAAGCTCTATGGCCCGGACGGCCTTGGCGCCCTGTACGGCAGTTGCCGCGGCCTGGGCCGCCTGCAGCACTGGCAGTTCGGCGGCGAAATGGTCCATGCCGCCGATTACCACGTAGCCAGTTTCCATCCAGCGCCCCTGGGTTTCGAAGCCGGCACGCCGCCGATCGCCAGTGTGATCGGCCTCAGCGCCAGCCTCGACTACCTCGGCGGCCTGGATACCAAGGCCGTACTGGCCCACGAGGCGGCTTTGCATCGCCAACTGCTGCGCGGCCTGCACGACCGCGAGGGCGTGCGAGTACTGGGTGACCCGCAGGCGGCGCTGGCCAGTTTTACCGTGGACGGCGTGCACAACGCCGACCTCGCCCACTTGCTGACCGACCAGGGTATCGCCGTGCGCGCCGGCCATCACTGCGCGATGCCGCTGCTCAAGCGCCTGGGCTTGCAGGGTGCAATCCGGGTATCGCTGGCCCTGTACAACGACAGCGATGACCTGCAGCGCTTTTTTGAAGCACTGGACAAGGCCTTGGAAATGCTTCGATGA
- a CDS encoding SufE family protein has translation MTLPDAAAQALQAFEHAPGWEQRARLLMQWGERLAPMSEAEKRDEHRVHGCESQAWLSADYFDGCWHFKAYSDARLIRGLLALLLVRVEGLSAVEAEALDLPAWFTDLGLARQLSPSRSNGMNAVLKRLREYLADIR, from the coding sequence ATGACCCTGCCGGACGCCGCAGCCCAGGCACTGCAAGCCTTTGAGCACGCCCCCGGCTGGGAACAGAGGGCGCGTCTGCTGATGCAATGGGGCGAACGCCTGGCGCCCATGAGCGAGGCTGAAAAGCGTGACGAACACCGCGTGCATGGCTGTGAAAGCCAGGCCTGGCTGAGCGCCGATTACTTCGACGGATGCTGGCATTTCAAGGCCTACAGCGATGCGCGCTTGATCCGTGGGCTGTTGGCACTGCTGCTGGTGCGGGTCGAAGGCTTGAGTGCTGTCGAGGCCGAAGCCCTTGACCTGCCGGCCTGGTTCACCGACCTGGGCCTGGCCCGACAGCTGTCGCCGTCGCGCAGTAACGGCATGAATGCGGTGCTCAAGCGGCTGCGGGAGTATCTGGCAGACATTCGCTAG
- the tcdA gene encoding tRNA cyclic N6-threonylcarbamoyladenosine(37) synthase TcdA: protein MSEQDPRFAGIARLYGVQGLQRLRDAHVAIVGVGGVGSWAAEAMARSGVGEISLFDLDDVCVSNSNRQLHALAGTIGQSKVEVMAERLRAINPDCVVHAVADFVTRETMAEYITQDMDCVLDCIDSIHAKAALIAWCKRRKILIITTGGAGGQIDPTLIRVGDLNRTYNDPLASNVRSMLRRDYGFSRNVTRHYSVPCVYSTEQLRYPLPDGSVCLQKGFVGEGVKLDCAGGFGAVMMVTASFGMVAASKAVEKIVAGSRRPSER, encoded by the coding sequence ATGAGTGAACAAGATCCCCGTTTTGCCGGCATCGCCCGTTTGTATGGCGTGCAGGGGCTGCAACGCCTGCGTGATGCCCATGTGGCGATCGTCGGTGTCGGCGGGGTCGGCTCGTGGGCGGCCGAAGCCATGGCCCGCAGCGGCGTGGGGGAGATATCGCTGTTCGATCTGGACGACGTCTGCGTCAGCAACAGCAATCGCCAATTGCACGCCCTGGCCGGCACGATCGGCCAGTCCAAGGTCGAGGTGATGGCCGAGCGTTTACGGGCGATCAACCCCGACTGCGTGGTGCATGCAGTGGCCGACTTCGTCACCCGCGAGACCATGGCCGAGTACATCACTCAGGACATGGACTGCGTGCTCGACTGCATCGACAGCATCCATGCCAAGGCGGCTCTGATCGCCTGGTGCAAGCGCCGCAAGATCCTCATCATCACCACCGGCGGCGCGGGCGGGCAGATCGATCCGACGCTGATCCGGGTCGGCGACCTTAACCGCACGTATAACGATCCGCTGGCGTCCAACGTGCGCTCGATGCTGCGTCGTGATTATGGGTTTTCCCGCAATGTGACTCGGCACTACAGCGTGCCCTGCGTGTACTCCACCGAGCAGTTGCGGTATCCACTGCCCGATGGCAGCGTGTGCCTGCAGAAGGGTTTCGTGGGGGAGGGCGTCAAGCTCGACTGCGCCGGGGGCTTCGGCGCGGTCATGATGGTGACCGCCAGCTTCGGCATGGTGGCGGCGTCCAAGGCGGTGGAAAAGATCGTCGCGGGCTCGCGGCGGCCCTCGGAGCGCTGA
- a CDS encoding glycosyltransferase: protein MSSRKFGLNLVVIVAIAALFTGFWALINRPVSAPDWPDQISGFSYSPFRLGQNPQKGVYPSDEEMRQDLEQMSKLTDHIRVYSVDGTQEDIPRLAEEFGLRVTLGAWIGPDLERNEREIAKVIELANSTRSVVRVVVGNEALFRKEVTVKQLTDYLDRVRAAVKVPVTTSEQWHIWEHNPELAKHVDLIAAHILPYWEFIKVGNAQQFVLDRAHELKKMFPKKPLLLSEVGWPSNGRMRGGADASPADQAIYLRNLVNTLNRRGYNYFVIEAYDQPWKASDEGSVGAYWGVFNAQRQQKFNFEGPIVAIPQWRVLAIGSAVLATLALALMLIDGSALRQRGRTFLTFIAFLCGSVLVWIGYDYSQQYSTWFSLTVGFLLALGAMGVFIVLLTEAHELAEAVWTHKRRREFLPNETDSAYRPKVSIHVPCYNEPPEMVKQTLNALAALDYPDFEVLLIDNNTKDPAVWEPVKAHCETLGPRFKFFHVAPLAGFKGGALNYLLPHTAKDAEVIAVIDSDYCVHRNWLKHMVPHFADPKIAIVQSPQDYRDQDESTFKKLCYSEYKGFFHIGMVTRNDRDAIIQHGTMTMTRRSVLEELGWADWCICEDAELGLRVFEKGWSAAYHHESYGKGLMPDTFIDFKKQRFRWAYGAIQIIKRHTASLLRGKGTELTRGQRYHFLAGWLPWVADGMNIFFTVGALLWSAAMIIVPHRVDPPLMIFAIPPLALFVFKVGKIIFLYRRAVGVNLKDAFAAALAGLALSHTIAKAVLYGFFTTTIPFFRTPKNADSHGFWVAVSEAREELFIMLLLWGAAAGICLVQGLPSSDMRFWVAMLLVQSLPYLAALIMALLSAQPRPLLQTEPAQAK from the coding sequence ATGTCATCGCGTAAATTTGGTCTCAACCTTGTGGTGATCGTGGCGATTGCCGCCCTGTTCACCGGCTTCTGGGCCTTGATCAACCGTCCGGTGTCAGCACCCGACTGGCCGGATCAGATCTCCGGATTTTCCTACTCGCCGTTCCGCCTGGGGCAGAACCCGCAGAAAGGCGTGTACCCGTCCGACGAAGAAATGCGTCAGGACCTCGAACAAATGAGCAAGCTGACCGACCACATCCGTGTGTACTCGGTCGATGGCACCCAAGAGGACATCCCGCGTCTGGCTGAAGAGTTCGGCCTGCGCGTGACCCTGGGCGCCTGGATCGGCCCCGATCTGGAGCGCAACGAGCGGGAAATCGCCAAAGTCATCGAACTGGCCAACAGCACCCGCAGCGTCGTGCGCGTGGTGGTGGGCAACGAAGCGCTGTTTCGCAAGGAAGTCACGGTCAAGCAGTTGACCGACTACCTCGATCGCGTGCGGGCCGCCGTCAAAGTGCCAGTCACCACCTCCGAACAGTGGCACATCTGGGAACACAACCCGGAGCTGGCCAAGCACGTCGACCTGATCGCCGCGCACATCCTGCCGTACTGGGAATTCATCAAGGTGGGCAACGCCCAGCAGTTCGTGCTCGATCGCGCCCACGAACTGAAAAAGATGTTCCCGAAAAAACCGCTGCTGCTCTCTGAAGTGGGCTGGCCGAGCAATGGCCGCATGCGCGGTGGCGCCGATGCATCGCCAGCGGATCAGGCCATTTATCTGCGCAACCTGGTCAACACCCTCAATCGCCGTGGCTACAACTACTTCGTGATCGAGGCCTATGACCAGCCTTGGAAAGCCAGCGACGAAGGCTCGGTAGGCGCGTACTGGGGGGTTTTCAACGCCCAGCGCCAGCAGAAATTCAATTTTGAAGGCCCCATCGTCGCTATTCCGCAGTGGCGGGTACTGGCGATCGGCTCGGCGGTGCTGGCGACTCTGGCCTTGGCGCTGATGCTGATCGACGGCTCGGCGCTGCGTCAGCGCGGTCGGACCTTCCTGACCTTTATCGCCTTCCTGTGCGGGTCGGTGCTGGTGTGGATCGGTTATGACTACAGCCAGCAGTACAGCACCTGGTTCAGCCTGACGGTGGGCTTTTTGCTGGCACTCGGGGCGATGGGGGTCTTCATCGTGCTCCTGACCGAGGCCCATGAACTGGCCGAAGCGGTGTGGACCCACAAGCGCCGCCGGGAATTCCTGCCCAACGAGACCGACAGCGCTTACCGCCCCAAAGTCTCGATCCACGTGCCGTGCTACAACGAGCCGCCAGAGATGGTCAAACAGACCCTCAACGCCCTCGCCGCTCTGGATTACCCCGACTTCGAAGTGTTGCTGATCGACAACAACACCAAGGACCCGGCAGTCTGGGAGCCGGTCAAGGCGCATTGCGAAACCCTCGGCCCGCGCTTCAAGTTCTTCCACGTCGCGCCGTTGGCCGGGTTCAAGGGCGGCGCGCTCAACTACCTGCTGCCGCACACCGCCAAGGACGCCGAAGTGATCGCGGTGATCGACTCCGACTACTGCGTGCACCGCAACTGGCTCAAGCACATGGTGCCGCACTTCGCCGATCCGAAGATCGCCATCGTGCAGTCGCCGCAAGACTACCGCGACCAGGACGAAAGCACCTTCAAGAAGCTTTGCTACTCCGAGTACAAGGGCTTCTTCCATATCGGTATGGTCACCCGCAACGACCGCGACGCGATCATCCAGCATGGCACCATGACCATGACCCGCCGCAGCGTCCTCGAGGAACTGGGCTGGGCCGACTGGTGCATCTGCGAGGATGCCGAGCTGGGCCTGCGGGTGTTCGAGAAGGGCTGGTCGGCGGCGTATCACCACGAAAGCTATGGCAAGGGCTTGATGCCCGACACCTTTATCGACTTCAAGAAGCAGCGCTTCCGCTGGGCCTACGGCGCTATCCAGATCATCAAGCGCCACACCGCCAGCCTGCTGCGCGGCAAGGGCACCGAACTGACTCGCGGCCAGCGTTACCACTTCCTCGCGGGCTGGCTGCCGTGGGTCGCGGACGGCATGAACATCTTCTTCACCGTCGGCGCGCTGTTGTGGTCGGCGGCGATGATCATCGTGCCCCACCGGGTCGATCCGCCGCTGATGATCTTCGCGATTCCGCCATTGGCGCTGTTCGTGTTCAAGGTCGGCAAGATCATCTTCCTGTACCGCCGCGCGGTGGGCGTCAACCTCAAGGACGCCTTCGCGGCGGCCCTGGCGGGGCTGGCGCTGTCGCACACCATCGCCAAAGCGGTGCTGTACGGCTTCTTCACCACGACGATCCCGTTCTTCCGCACGCCGAAGAATGCAGACAGCCATGGCTTCTGGGTTGCCGTATCGGAGGCCCGCGAAGAGCTGTTCATCATGCTCTTGCTGTGGGGCGCGGCGGCCGGTATCTGCCTGGTGCAGGGGCTGCCGAGTTCCGACATGCGCTTCTGGGTCGCGATGCTGCTGGTGCAGTCGCTGCCGTACCTGGCGGCGCTGATCATGGCGCTGCTGTCGGCACAGCCTCGGCCGCTGCTGCAAACGGAGCCGGCGCAGGCGAAGTAG
- a CDS encoding DUF1120 domain-containing protein, translating into MKAIVLSVTACLFSSASVMASSAIDFGVTGKITPGACYPTLSNSTVDFGEIKVTELERHTATVIDRNRVNTLNISCDAATLFGVRGVDDRAGSVGNNWYRAAYGLGLTSRGEKIGAHYVEVHPDRSTINGTSAFTTYSDARGQQWGGAQDEPSAIPNDGQLLGFTDAYGSADGPVPIKDASFGLNHFLVIAPASELTLTGEVQLDGKATIELIYL; encoded by the coding sequence ATGAAAGCCATTGTTTTGTCAGTCACGGCCTGCCTGTTCTCGAGTGCCAGTGTCATGGCTTCGTCAGCCATCGACTTCGGCGTCACAGGCAAGATCACCCCCGGCGCCTGTTATCCGACACTGAGCAACAGCACGGTGGATTTCGGCGAGATCAAGGTCACCGAGTTGGAGCGTCACACCGCGACGGTGATTGATCGAAACCGTGTCAATACGCTGAATATCAGTTGCGATGCCGCCACCTTGTTTGGCGTTCGCGGGGTCGATGACCGCGCCGGCAGTGTTGGCAATAACTGGTACCGGGCGGCCTATGGCCTGGGCCTGACCAGTCGCGGAGAAAAGATCGGTGCGCATTATGTCGAGGTACACCCTGATCGTTCCACGATCAATGGCACGTCGGCATTCACCACCTATAGCGATGCGCGCGGCCAACAGTGGGGCGGCGCCCAGGATGAGCCAAGTGCCATCCCGAACGATGGGCAATTGCTGGGTTTTACCGATGCATACGGGAGCGCCGATGGCCCGGTGCCGATCAAGGACGCCAGCTTCGGCTTGAACCATTTTCTGGTGATAGCACCCGCCAGTGAGCTGACGCTGACCGGTGAGGTGCAGCTCGATGGCAAGGCGACCATCGAATTGATCTATCTCTGA